The following are encoded in a window of Rhodothermus bifroesti genomic DNA:
- the bshB1 gene encoding bacillithiol biosynthesis deacetylase BshB1 — protein sequence MESRRLVLLEDPEPERPLDVLALAAHPDDVELCAGGTVCLLVRQGYRVGIVDLTQGELGSRGTPEGRLQEATEAARIIGLAVRENLGLPDGGLADTAEQRLAVIRVIRRYRPHIVLINAPECRHPDHSAAAQLATSAIFFAGLRRIETFDEQGNPQQPWRPHHVLHYMQAVPFDPTLVVDVTEVWPQRLEALQAFRSQFYNPDYVPSEDEPETFVSNPTFFQWIEARARTYGYQIGAVYGEPFLYRHGPFGVRDLMAVLQYEKPYR from the coding sequence ATGGAAAGCCGTCGCTTGGTGCTGCTCGAGGATCCAGAACCAGAGCGGCCTTTGGATGTGCTCGCTCTGGCTGCGCATCCCGACGATGTCGAGCTGTGTGCTGGGGGGACGGTATGCCTGCTGGTCCGACAGGGCTACCGGGTTGGGATTGTAGACCTAACGCAGGGCGAACTGGGATCACGGGGGACCCCCGAAGGGCGCTTGCAAGAAGCCACCGAGGCAGCCCGCATTATTGGTCTGGCCGTCCGAGAAAACCTGGGGCTTCCGGATGGTGGGCTGGCCGATACCGCTGAACAGCGGCTAGCCGTCATCCGCGTCATCCGTCGCTACCGTCCCCATATTGTGTTGATTAATGCACCCGAGTGCCGCCATCCGGATCACAGCGCTGCAGCACAACTGGCCACATCGGCCATATTTTTTGCCGGTCTTCGGCGCATTGAAACCTTTGATGAACAGGGAAATCCCCAGCAACCCTGGAGGCCACATCACGTGCTGCACTACATGCAGGCAGTACCTTTTGACCCTACCTTGGTGGTCGATGTGACCGAGGTGTGGCCACAGCGGTTGGAAGCCCTACAGGCTTTTCGCTCTCAGTTTTATAACCCCGACTATGTGCCCTCTGAGGACGAACCCGAGACGTTTGTCTCCAATCCTACCTTTTTTCAATGGATTGAAGCACGGGCACGCACCTATGGTTACCAGATCGGCGCTGTCTACGGAGAGCCCTTTTTGTACCGGCATGGGCCGTTTGGCGTACGCGATCTGATGGCCGTCTTGCAGTATGAAAAACCCTATCGCTAA